From the genome of Primulina huaijiensis isolate GDHJ02 unplaced genomic scaffold, ASM1229523v2 scaffold16847, whole genome shotgun sequence, one region includes:
- the LOC140965908 gene encoding protein mago nashi homolog, producing the protein MSMADGEDIGEFYLRYYVGHKGKFGHEFLEFEFRPDGKLRYANNSNYKNDTMIRKEIFLTQAALKECRRVVSESEIMKEDDNNWPEPDRVGRQELEIVMGNEHISFTTSKIGSLMDVHTSNDPDGLRIFYYLVQDLKCFVFSLISLHFKIKPI; encoded by the exons ATGTCAATGGCCGACGGCGAAGATATCGGCGAGTTCTACCTGCGTTATTATGTCGGTCACAAGGGGAAATTCGGGCACGAATTCTTGGAATTTGAGTTCCGACCCGATGGCAAGCTCCGTTACGCCAACAACTCAAACTACAAGAACGATACCATGATTCGCAAAGAGATATTCCTCACGCAAGCCGCTCTCAAGGAGTGCCGACGTGTAGTCTCTGAATCAGAG ATAATGAAGGAGGATGATAATAATTGGCCGGAGCCTGACCGAGTGGGTAGGCAGGAGCTGGAGATTGTGATGGGGAATGAGCATATTTCGTTCACGACGTCCAAGATTGGTTCCCTAATGGATGTTCATACAAGCAATGATCCCGATGGTTTGCGCATTTTTTATTATCTTGTTCAG GATCTGAAATGTTTTGTCTTCTCTTTAATCTCACTCCACTTCAAGATCAAGCCCATATAA